GTCCTCTGGAGGGGGCCGTAGCCCTGGGCCAGCAGTTCGGCCGTGACGGTCAGGGAGTCCTTCGGTCCTACCCGGCCCGGACGGTCGCGGTGGGTGATCGTGATCGGAGTGGTGTAGGTGCCGTTCGGGAAGAGGTTGACGCTCGGGTTGGGGGCGATGATGCCGATGACCGTGCGGTTCGGACCGGCAACGAGGGGCACGTTCCGGCCGTTCGCCTTCACGGTGAGGTCCCGGTGCGAGAGCGAGCGTCCGTCGGCGATGACCAGGCGGGTGCCGACGCCGTGGTACTCCGGGCCGTCGGACGGGCTGGTGAAGGTGACCGTGCCGGCCGCCGAGTCGTGGTCCCCGCCCGCCGAGCGGCATCCGGGGCGGTTGCAGTTGTCGCCCGGGCCGGTGTTCCGCAGAGCGACCCGGCCGGTGGCGAGAGCGCCGATGGCGAAGTCGTAGACGGTTCCGTTCACGGTCAGGTTGTCCACGTAGGTGTCGAGCGTGGCGGACATGTCGCCGAGCCGGCCGACGTTCGCGATGACCCCGCCCGCCCCGTCACCGGGGGCGTTGCAGGCGGCGACGTAGTCGCTCAGCGGATGGTCGCTCTGCGCGGGGAACGCCGCCACCGCCTGGGAGGTGCGCCACGGGCTGGACGCGGTGGAGGTGAAGTGCTGCCAGGTGTCCGGCACCACGCCCGGGCGCCCCTGGGAGTCGGTGTTGTTCTCCGGCCGGAAGCTGAGCGTCGTGAACACGCCCTGGCAGAGGATCGGGAGCTGGAGGTTGGGTCCGACGCCGGTGGCCCCGGGCGGCACGGTGCTCTTCACGTAGGTGTCGTACGAGAGCCTCGCCGCAGCGATGGTGCTCAGCGGGACCACCTGAGGGAAGGCGTGCCCGGCCTGCGCCTGCTGACCGCCGCCGACAGCCAGATGCAGGCTGCCGTTGAACCGGACGGGGTCGGCGAACGGCGAGACCTCCTGGACGCCGGGCGGCGTGGGGACGTTGTTGGGTGGGTCCTGCAGTCGGATCCACGGCTTTCCCGGCCCGAGGTCGGTGGGCAGGACCTTCTGTACGGTGTTCACCGCCGCCGCGCCGACGGCGGCGGGGGCGAGAAGTGCGAGAGATGCGCCCGCAGCCACGACAGCGGCGGAGACGGACGCGGTGAGACGGTTCATGCGTGGGGGCTCCCATCGAAGCCTGCGGCGCTCTGCCGCAGGGGCCGCGACGACGCGTCGCAGCCCCCTATCGGTCCCACTGCACCGCCCCTTCGCGCCCGCAGGCCCCACCGGCTCACTCGATCAGCGCGGTCAAGGACCCGATCGGACTGCGCATCGGGGGCCGGACACGTGAAGGCGGGCCCCCGGATTCACCGGGGCCCGCCTTCAGGTCCGGAGCACTCCCAGGACTCAGAGGTTGCCGCGCTTCTCCTGCTCGCGCTCGATCGCCTCGAACAGGGCCTTGAAGTTGCCCTTGCCGAAGCCCATGGAGCCATGACGCTCGATCATCTCGAAGAAGACGGTCGGGCGGTCCTGGACCGGCTTGGTGAAGATCTGCAGCAGGTAGCCGTCCTCGTCGCGGTCGACGAGGATCTTCAGCTCGCGCAGGGTCTCCACGGGCACGCGGGTCTCGCCCGCCCACTCGCCGAGGGTGTCGTAGTACGAGTCGGGGGTGTCCAGGAACTGGACGCCCGCCGCCCGCATCGCGCGTACCGAGGCGACGATGTCGTTCGTGGCGAGCGCGATGTGCTGGACTCCCGCGCCGCCGTAGAACTCCAGGTACTCGTCGATCTGGGACTTCTTCTTGGCGATCGCCGGTTCGTTGATCGGGAACTTCACCTTGAGGGTGCCGTCGGCGACGACCTTCGACATGAGGGCGGAGTACTCGGTGGCGATGTCGTCGCCCACGAACTCCTTCATGTTGGTGAAGCCCATGACCTTGTTGTAGAAGCCGACCCACTCGTTCATCCGGCCGAGTTCCACGTTGCCGACGCAGTGGTCGATGGCCTGGAAGGTGCGCTTGGCGGGCGGCTCGACGATCGGGGACGCGGCGGCGAAGCCGGGCAGGTACGGGCCGTCGTAGCCGGTGCGCTCGACGAGGGTGTGGCGGGTCTTGCCGTACGTGGCGATGGCGGCGAGCACGACCGTGCCGTTCTCGTCCTTGACCTCGTGCGGCTCGGCGAGGCCGAGGGCGCCGTGCTCGACGGCGTACGCATAGGCCGCACGGGCGTCCGGGACCTCGATGGCCAGGTCGACGACGCCGTCGCCGTGCTCGGCGACATGGTCGGCGAGGAAGTGGCCGTGGTCGGTGGAGGCCTTGATGACGGAGGTGAAGACAAAACGGGCGGAGCCATTGGTCAGGACGTAACTCGCCGTCTCGCGGCTGCCGTTCTCCGGTCCGGAGTAGGCGACCAGCTTCATACCGAAGGCCGTCGAGTAGTAGTGCGCGGCCTGCTTGGCATTGCCGACGGCGAAGACGACCGCGTCCATTCCCTTGACCGGGAAGGGGTCGGCCTGCCGGGCTGTGTCGGGGGTGGTGTGCAGAGTCTCAGTCATGCCCGAAGGCTCTCGCCGCTTCGCAAGGTGCGCAACAGTTCGCGAATCCGCTGGTCAATCTGCACAGCGGATGGGGATGATGGCCGGGCTATCTGTACATGATGACCATCACAGCGACCCCCGGAGGCGCACCATGGCGATCGATCATCTGGACGGGCGGCTCATCCTACTGCTGGCACGCGAGCCCCGTATCGGTGTCCTGGAGGCGTCGCGCCGGCTCGGCGTGGCACGCGGGACGGTGCAGGCGCGGCTCGACCGGCTTCAGTCGAATGGCGTCATCCGCGGATTCGGCCCGACCGTCGATCCGGCGGCGCTCGGCTACCCCGTCACCGCGTTCGCGACGCTGGAGATCAAGCAGGGCCAAGGCGCCGATGTACGGGCCCACTTGGCCGGCGTTCCGGAGGTGCTTGAGCTGCACACCACCACGGGGCACGGCGACATGCTCTGCCGTCTCGTCGCGCGCTCCAACGCCGACCTCCAGCGGGTGATCGACCGGGTTGTCGGATTTGATGGCATTGTCCGGGCCTCCACGGCCATCGTCATGGAGAACCCGGTGCCGCTGCGCATCATCCCGCTCGTCGAGCAGGCCGCGGGGGACGACGACTGAGCCGAGGAGTGGCGTGTGAGCTTCTGGGAGTACCTGGGCAACCGGCACCAACAGCTGCTCACCGACGCGTACCAGCACGTCAGTGCCGTATTCCAGTGCATGGTCATCGCCACCGTGCTGGGTGTGCTGATCGGGGTCGTCACCTATCGCAGCGGCTGGGCGGGCTCGCTGGCCATCACGTCGACGGCGACGATCCTGACCATCCCGTCCCTCGCCGCGATCGGTCTGCTGATCCCGCTGGTCGGGCTCGGGGTCGCGCCCACGGTGATCACCCTGACGCTGTACGGGCTGCTGCCCATCGTCCGTAACGCCATCGTGGGGCTGCGCGGCGTCGATCCGGCGCTCGTCGACGCGGCGAAGGGCATCGGGATGTCGCGGCCGGCCCGGCTGTGCCGGGTGGAGCTGCCGCTCGCCTGGCCGCCGATCCTCACCGGCATCCGGGTCTCCACCCAGATGCTGATGGGCATCGCCGCCATCGCCGCGTATGCGTCGGGCCCAGGACTGGGCAATGAGATCTTCCGCGGCATCGCCTCGCTGGGCAGCGCCAACGCGATCAACCAGGTGCTCGCCGGCACGCTCGGCATCGTCGTCCTCGCCCTGCTCTTCGACGCCGCGTACGTCCTGCTCGGGCGGCTCACCATTCCCAGGGGGATCCGTGTCTGAGACCGCCGCCTCCGGGAACGTCGACTCCCTGGACCCCGGCCCCGGGAACCCCGGCCCCGGGACGGCGAGGACCACGTCCGGCGCCACCATCCATCTGGACAATCTGACCAAGCGCTATCCGGGCAATCCGAACCCGGCGGTGGACGACGTCACGATGGACATCAAGGCCGGCGAGACGGTGATCTTCGTCGGCCCGTCCGGCTGCGGGAAGTCCACCACCCTGAAGATGATCAACCGGCTGATCGAGCCGACGTCCGGGCGGATCAGGATCAACGACGAGGACGTCACCGACATCGACCCGGTGAAGCTGCGCCGCAAGGTCGGGTACGCGATCCAGTCGTCCGGGCTCTTCCCGCACATGACGGTCGCCGAGAACATCGCCCTCGTACCGAAGATGGTCGGCTGGTCGAAGTCGAAGGTGAAGGACCGCGTCGAGGAGATGCTCGACCTGGTCGGGCTGGACCTGAGGGAGTTCCACGGGCGCTACCCGCGCCAGCTGTCCGGCGGCCAGCAGCAGCGGGTGGGCGTGGCACGGGCGCTGGCCGCCGATCCGCCGGTGCTGCTGATGGACGAGCCGTTCGGCGCGGTCGACCCGATCACCC
This sequence is a window from Streptomyces sp. NBC_01217. Protein-coding genes within it:
- the hppD gene encoding 4-hydroxyphenylpyruvate dioxygenase; protein product: MTETLHTTPDTARQADPFPVKGMDAVVFAVGNAKQAAHYYSTAFGMKLVAYSGPENGSRETASYVLTNGSARFVFTSVIKASTDHGHFLADHVAEHGDGVVDLAIEVPDARAAYAYAVEHGALGLAEPHEVKDENGTVVLAAIATYGKTRHTLVERTGYDGPYLPGFAAASPIVEPPAKRTFQAIDHCVGNVELGRMNEWVGFYNKVMGFTNMKEFVGDDIATEYSALMSKVVADGTLKVKFPINEPAIAKKKSQIDEYLEFYGGAGVQHIALATNDIVASVRAMRAAGVQFLDTPDSYYDTLGEWAGETRVPVETLRELKILVDRDEDGYLLQIFTKPVQDRPTVFFEMIERHGSMGFGKGNFKALFEAIEREQEKRGNL
- a CDS encoding Lrp/AsnC family transcriptional regulator; translated protein: MAIDHLDGRLILLLAREPRIGVLEASRRLGVARGTVQARLDRLQSNGVIRGFGPTVDPAALGYPVTAFATLEIKQGQGADVRAHLAGVPEVLELHTTTGHGDMLCRLVARSNADLQRVIDRVVGFDGIVRASTAIVMENPVPLRIIPLVEQAAGDDD
- a CDS encoding ABC transporter permease; this encodes MSFWEYLGNRHQQLLTDAYQHVSAVFQCMVIATVLGVLIGVVTYRSGWAGSLAITSTATILTIPSLAAIGLLIPLVGLGVAPTVITLTLYGLLPIVRNAIVGLRGVDPALVDAAKGIGMSRPARLCRVELPLAWPPILTGIRVSTQMLMGIAAIAAYASGPGLGNEIFRGIASLGSANAINQVLAGTLGIVVLALLFDAAYVLLGRLTIPRGIRV